In Syntrophorhabdaceae bacterium, the following proteins share a genomic window:
- a CDS encoding YeeE/YedE thiosulfate transporter family protein, giving the protein MNELIYGSVTGIIFGFLLQKGRVIRYDKQIGALRLLDMTIVKFMFTSILVAMVGVYILKDLGIVKLSLKATVLGGNIVGGLIFGIGWGLLGYCPGTQLGALGEGRWDAIWGILGMLVGAAIFAEMFPMLKGTVLKWGDFGKITIPQILGVNHWIVIVAFVIIGILMFRWFEKKGL; this is encoded by the coding sequence ATGAACGAGCTTATCTACGGATCTGTTACAGGCATCATCTTCGGGTTTCTCCTCCAGAAGGGAAGGGTAATCCGGTACGATAAACAGATCGGAGCACTCCGACTCCTGGATATGACGATCGTGAAATTCATGTTCACCTCGATCCTCGTCGCAATGGTAGGCGTATACATCCTGAAGGACCTTGGTATTGTGAAGCTCTCTTTAAAGGCAACGGTGCTTGGCGGCAATATCGTCGGCGGGCTTATCTTCGGGATCGGCTGGGGGCTGCTCGGTTATTGTCCCGGTACACAGCTTGGTGCGCTCGGTGAAGGTCGATGGGACGCGATCTGGGGCATCCTCGGAATGCTTGTCGGGGCCGCCATCTTCGCGGAGATGTTCCCGATGCTGAAGGGCACGGTGTTGAAATGGGGAGATTTCGGGAAGATCACGATCCCCCAGATACTTGGGGTAAACCACTGGATCGTCATTGTTGCCTTTGTGATCATCGGCATCCTCATGTTCAGGTGGTTCGAGAAGAAAGGACTTTGA